The Panicum virgatum strain AP13 chromosome 5K, P.virgatum_v5, whole genome shotgun sequence genome has a window encoding:
- the LOC120706965 gene encoding G-type lectin S-receptor-like serine/threonine-protein kinase At2g19130, translated as MSLAVLASLAVLAFSCPGVAPAGGDTVSARQPLRGNATVVSAQGKFELGLFSPNASSRVYLGIWYKNIPLQTVVWVANRVSPLSGVASAELRVSPDDGNLELVGLSKSSGSRGVVWSSNQSSSSLSSSPGSNLAVLRDNGNLVLLDGGNSSIVLWQSFDHPTDTLVPEGWLGENKLTGEYQTLTSWVNAEDPAPGMFTCTVDPKGSSEFFLLWNGSHAYWRSGLWTGRVFANMPEAVNNVLFNQTYVETPAYRRITSVLYNNATITRMVLDFTGQIKQYIWVPYSQSWQFFWAAPTVQCDVYALCGAFGICSQRNQPPCQCPPGFTPAAEREWGLNDWSGGCHRSASLQCASNGSTDGFVELPHMNLTDDSHAVSAQSNAECESACLKNCSCEAYTFSGSGGCAVLYGGFRNLQQLYVDGGGSSSSLYVRLSDSELRRVRGTNRKKSGHLWLVLGIVLACLAALGASALAAWILLSRRKRLAEMRNQKESSLVVYSYGDLRAATKNFSERLGGGGFGTVYHGVVNRHTQTQVAVKKLEGLRQGDKQFRTEVNTLGLIQHVNLVRLIGFCSSRHDKLLVYEYMPNGSLDCYLFRSSLCPSWHDRYGIMLGIARGLAYLHEGCRECIIHCDIKPENILLDKDLCPKIADFGMAKLVGRDFSRVLTTMRGTIGYLAPEWISGLPISTKADVYSFGMVIFELISGQRNTECYGTGHISDDDADAGQRPSMFFPVWAASRLAEGETAAVADPRLHGDVSEEELGRACRVACWCIQDQEEHRPTMPQVVQALEGVVDVHVPPVPWALQHLATQAC; from the coding sequence ATGTCACTTGCCGTCCTTGCCTCTCTCGCCGTCCTCGCGTTTTCCTGTCCGGGcgtggcgccggcgggcggagaCACCGTCTCCGCGCGGCAGCCGCTGCGGGGCAACGCAACGGTGGTCTCGGCGCAGGGCAAGTTCGAGCTCGGCCTCTTCAGCCCCAATGCCTCCAGCCGGGTCTATCTTGGTATCTGGTACAAGAACATCCCCTTGCAGACCGTCGTTTGGGTCGCAAACCGTGTCAGTCCTCTGTCCGGTGTTGCATCGGCGGAGCTCCGGGTCTCCCCCGACGATGGCAACCTTGAGCTCGTCGGGCTGAGCAAATCCTCTGGCTCGCGGGGCGTCGTGTGGTCGTCCAACCAGTCGTCCtcgtcgttgtcgtcgtcgcCGGGGTCGAACCTCGCGGTGTTGCGCGACAACGGCAACCTTGTCCTCCTCGACGGGGGCAACTCGTCCATCGTGCTGTGGCAGAGCTTCGACCACCCGACGGACACGCTGGTGCCAGAGGGGTGGCTCGGGGAGAACAAGCTCACCGGCGAGTACCAGACGCTGACGTCGTGGGTCAACGCCGAGGATCCCGCGCCCGGGATGTTCACCTGCACGGTGGACCCCAAAGGCAGCAGCGAGTTCTTCCTCCTCTGGAACGGATCCCACGCGTACTGGCGCAGCGGCCTTTGGACGGGGCGTGTCTTCGCCAACATGCCCGAGGCAGTGAATAACGTGCTCTTCAACCAGACATACGTGGAGACGCCGGCGTACCGGCGCATCACCAGCGTCCTGTACAACAACGCGACGATCACGCGCATGGTGCTCGACTTCACCGGCCAGATCAAGCAGTACATCTGGGTGCCCTACAGCCAGAGCTGGCAATTCTTCTGGGCCGCGCCCACCGTGCAGTGCGACGTGTACGCGCTCTGCGGCGCCTTCGGCATCTGCAGCCAGAGGAACCAGCCGCCGTGCCAGTGCCCACCTGGGTTCacaccggcggcggagcgcgagTGGGGCCTCAATGACTGGAGCGGTGGTTGCCACAGGAGTGCATCGCTTCAGTGCGCGAGCAACGGATCAACGGACGGATTCGTCGAGCTCCCGCACATGAACCTCACCGACGATTCGCACGCAGTGAGTGCCCAGAGCAACGCCGAGTGCGAGTCGGCTTGCTTGAAGAACTGTTCTTGCGAGGCCTACACTTTCTCCGGCAGCGGTGGCTGCGCCGTCTTGTACGGTGGCTTCCGCAACCTTCAGCAGCTCTACGTGGACGGCGGGGGTTCGTCTTCGAGCTTGTATGTCCGGCTGTCGGATTCTGAGCTCCGACGTGTGCGCGGCACCAACAGGAAGAAGAGCGGGCACctgtggcttgttcttggcatcgTTTTGGCTTGCCTTGCCGCACTGGGCGCATCGGCACTGGCAGCCTGGATCCTTCTATCCAGGAGGAAAAGGCTGGCCGAAATGCGAAACCAAAAGGAGTCCTCCCTGGTAGTGTACAGCTATGGCGACCTCCGCGCCGCGACGAAGAACTTCTCGGAGCGGCTGGGCGGCGGAGGCTTCGGCACAGTGTACCACGGCGTCGTGAACAGGCACACCCAAACCCAAGTGGCTGTCAAGAAGCTTGAGGGCCTCCGGCAGGGCGACAAGCAGTTCCGGACGGAGGTGAACACGCTAGGCCTCATCCAGCACGTCAACCTCGTCCGCCTCATCGGGTTCTGCTCGTCGCGCCATGACAAGCTGCTCGTCTACGAGTACATGCCCAATGGCTCTCTCGACTGCTACCTTTTCAGGAGCAGCTTGTGCCCGAGCTGGCACGACCGCTACGGCATCATGCTCGGCATCGCCAGGGGGCTGGCCTACTTGCACGAAGGCTGCCGCGAGTGCATCATACACTGTGACATTAAGCCGGAGAACATATTGCTGGACAAGGATTTGTGCCCGAAGATCGCTGACTTTGGGATGGCCAAGCTGGTGGGGAGGGACTTCAGCCGGGTCCTGACGACGATGCGGGGCACCATAGGGTACCTTGCGCCGGAGTGGATCTCGGGGCTACCGATCAGTACCAAGGCAGATGTGTACAGCTTTGGAATGGTGATCTTCGAGCTCATCTCAGGGCAGCGCAACACGGAGTGCTACGGCACGGGGCACATCAGCGACGACGATGCAGATGCTGGGCAGCGTCCCTCGATGTTCTTTCCTGTCTGGGCCGCGTCTAGACTGGCGGAGGGAGAGACAGCCGCCGTGGCGGACCCGCGGTTGCACGGCGACGTGAGCGAGGAGGAGCTGGGGCGCGCCTGCAGGGTGGCGTGCTGGTGTATCCAGGACCAGGAGGAGCACCGACCGACCATGCCGCAGGTCGTGCAGGCGCTGGAGGGCGTCGTCGACGTCCACGTGCCACCGGTACCCTGGGCGCTCCAGCACCTGGCGACGCAGGCCTGCTGA